One part of the Vicia villosa cultivar HV-30 ecotype Madison, WI linkage group LG6, Vvil1.0, whole genome shotgun sequence genome encodes these proteins:
- the LOC131612363 gene encoding calmodulin-binding protein 25-like yields the protein MASSDNLTGIEPWMFRPTVADTWLAEYLSRDADTITKALHKTLSTSPEDAFSPFLNLTDSAVTATTTATPTVSSLSGSDQDSAPKRQRVAAAGKISKRKSRASKRSLTTFITADPANFREMVQQVTGARFGAGSNFSMAPIVKPEPHRMVTGGGRFSTEGCLPTLDTSAFLLDHNRQQQQQQPHQIMVGPNSDGPDNSGPGPFSFGQPIGGLDDDAGFVSAGLDFETFSSCFPTLESSWKVM from the coding sequence ATGGCATCTTCCGATAATTTAACCGGCATTGAACCGTGGATGTTTCGTCCGACGGTAGCTGACACGTGGCTCGCCGAGTACCTATCTCGCGACGCCGATACCATAACCAAGGCTCTTCACAAAACACTCTCCACCTCGCCGGAAGAtgctttctctcctttcttaaatCTAACCGACTCAGCCGTTACCGCTACCACTACTGCTACGCCAACGGTTTCCAGTCTCTCCGGCTCAGACCAGGACTCCGCTCCGAAGCGTCAACGTGTTGCTGCCGCCGGGAAGATCTCGAAGAGAAAGTCGCGTGCCTCGAAGAGGTCGTTAACGACTTTCATCACGGCGGACCCTGCTAATTTCAGGGAGATGGTGCAGCAAGTTACCGGAGCGAGATTCGGTGCGGGTTCGAATTTTTCAATGGCGCCGATTGTGAAGCCGGAGCCGCATAGAATGGTTACCGGAGGAGGGAGGTTTTCAACCGAGGGTTGTTTGCCGACGCTTGACACGTCAGCTTTTTTACTTGACCATAACCGTCAACAGCAACAACAGCAACCGCATCAAATAATGGTTGGGCCTAACTCTGATGGGCCTGATAACTCTGGGCCGGGCCCGTTTTCCTTTGGGCAGCCCATTGGAGGGTTGGATGACGATGCTGGTTTTGTTTCTGCTGGTTTAGATTTTGAAACTTTCTCAAGCTGCTTTCCCACCTTGGAATCGTCGTGGAAAGTTATGTAA
- the LOC131612364 gene encoding nascent polypeptide-associated complex subunit alpha-like protein 1, with protein sequence MTAQTQEELLAQHLEQQKIHHDEPVVEDDDDEEDEDDDDDEEDDDVEGLEGDASGRSKQTRSEKKSRKAMLKLGMKPVTGVSRVTVKKSKNILFVISKPDVFKSPTSDTYIIFGEAKIEDLSSQLQTQAAEQFKAPNLSNVGAKPESSGIATEEEDVDETGVDPKDIELVVTQAGVPRSRAVKALKAANGDIVAAIMELTN encoded by the exons ATGACTGCTCAAACTCAAGAAGAGCTCCTTGCTCAGCATCTCGAACAGCAGAAGATCCAC CATGATGAGCCTGTAGTTGAGGACGATGATGatgaggaagatgaggatgacgatgatgatgaggAAGATGATGACGTTGAAG GACTAGAAGGTGATGCATCTGGTAGGTCCAAACAGACCCGAAGTGAAAAGAAGAGCCGCAAGGCAATGCTTAAACTTGGAATGAAACCTGTTACTGGTGTCAGCCGTGTGACAGTCAAGAAGAGCAAGAAT ATCTTGTTCGTCATCTCAAAGCCAGATGTTTTCAAGAGCCCAACTTCCGACACCTACATTATTTTTGGAGAAGCTAAGATTGAGGACTTGAGTTCGCAGCTCCAAACTCAGGCAGCAGAGCAGTTCAAGGCTCCTAACTTGAGCAATGTCGGAGCCAAGCCAGAATCCTCTGGTATTGCTACGGAAGAGGAAGATGTAGACGAGACTGGTGTTGATCCCAAGGATATCGAGTTGGTGGTCACTCAAGCTGGTGTGCCAAGATCAAGAGCTGTTAAAGCTCTCAAAGCTGCCAATGGAGACATTGTTGCTGCCATTATGGAGCTTACAAATTAA